ATGGCCTGCGTCGCCGCATGCCCGTCAGTTATCTGGCGTGCGCGTGCTCGTCGTCGACGACAATCAGGAAGACCGCATGCTGCTGATGGACTTCCTCAGCCAGCAAGGCTGCCGGGTCTACATCGCACAAGACGGTCGCGACGGGTACACCAAAGCGCGCACCGTGCAGCCCGATCTGATCCTCATGGACATCCGCATGCCGGTTTGCGATGGCCTCGGCGCGTGCCGCCTGCTCAAGGCCGACCCTGGCACCCGGCACATCCCGCTCATCTTTCTGACGGCCGCCGCCTTGCCCGGCGAGCGCGTCGCAGGCCTGTCGGCCGGTGCGGTCGATTACGTCACCAAACCGTACGATTTCGAAGAGGTGCGGCTGCGTCTGTCGATCCATCTGAAGACGACGCCGTCCACGCCTGCCCACAGCGCAGCGCCTACGGCCGCCGCAGCCGACACCGACATACACACACCGCTCCCCGTGCAGCCCCACACGCTCGACGCCGTGCTGTTTCGCGCCACGCGTGCGCTGCTGCTCGATCAGCTCGGCACGACGCCCGAACTGGCCGGTCTGGCGAGCGCGGTTGGTACGAACACACGCCGTCTCAATCTTGCGTTCCGCCGCTGTGTCGGTGTGACGGTATTCGACTTCCTGCGCGAAGAACGCATGAAGGAGGCGCGACGCCTGCTCTCCGAGACGTCGCTGGACGTGCAGGACATTGCGAGCGCCGTGGGTTTCG
This window of the Pandoraea sputorum genome carries:
- a CDS encoding response regulator transcription factor; the protein is MLLMDFLSQQGCRVYIAQDGRDGYTKARTVQPDLILMDIRMPVCDGLGACRLLKADPGTRHIPLIFLTAAALPGERVAGLSAGAVDYVTKPYDFEEVRLRLSIHLKTTPSTPAHSAAPTAAAADTDIHTPLPVQPHTLDAVLFRATRALLLDQLGTTPELAGLASAVGTNTRRLNLAFRRCVGVTVFDFLREERMKEARRLLSETSLDVQDIASAVGFASAANFATAFRERFGMPPSEFREQGAQRYGTADNSGSTQA